AGAGCGCGTACGACTTCACGACGGCCGGCGGCAGCAGCGGCGCCTTCGCCTTGGCCGGTATTGCGACCCCGAAGGCGTCGGCTCCGGCCGAGGTCGAGGAGTCGGCTCCGGCATCCGAGAAGGTGTCCGGATAAGGTCCTCAAGATGGAGGGATTGAGCATGAAGCTGGTCACCGCCGTCATCAAGCCTTACCAGCTGGATGCAGTGAAAGAAGCACTGCAGACGCTGGGCGTGGCTGGGATGACCGTCAGCGAGGTCCAGGGGTACGGACGGCAGAAGGGTCACACCGAGGTTTATCGGGGTGCCGAGTACACCGTCGAGTTCCTCCCGAAGATCCGCATCGAGGTCGTCACCGACGAGCTGGAGGTGGAGAAGGTGGTCGACAACATCGTGGCCGCCGCCCGTACCGGCAAGATCGGCGACGGAAAGGTCTGGGTCACCGAGGTTTCCGAGGTGGTCCGGGTCCGCACCGGCGAGCGCGGCATCGACGCGCTGTAGCAGATGACTGAATCAACGAACGGCGCCGCACGTGATCCACGTGCGGCGCCGTCCGCCTCCCTCCGACCGACCATGCCGACCGGCATCGGACCGGTCGCCCGGGAGCTGCGGGCCACCTGGCTCGACAGCTGGCTGCGCGGTGTCGTCGACACCGCCACCGAGGGCGCGGGCCTGCCGAAGGGCGTCGCGCTCGTCGCGGTGGGCGGTCTGGGCCGCCGCGAATGCTCCCCGCACAGCGATGTCGACCTGATCCTGCTCCACTCCGGGGTCTTCGGCATCGACGAGCTCGCCAGCAAGCTGTGGTACCCGATCTGGGACTCCCGCCGCGGGCTCGACCACTCGGTGCGCACGATCGCCGAGACCCTCTCCGCCGCGCACGACGACTCGAAGGTCGCCCTCGGCCTCGTCGACCTGCGCCACCTCTGCGGCGACCCGTCGCTGCTCGCCACCCTGCAACCGGCGGCGCTCGACCTCTGGCGGCGCACGGCGGTCATGCAGCTCTCCCGGCTGCGCGAGCTCACCGAGGCACGTTACGTGCAGCACGGCGAGTTGGCCCACCTGCTCGAAGGCGATCTCAAGGAGGCCGCGGGGGGCCTGCGTGACGTCGGCGTCCTGCGCGGCATCGGCCGGGCCGGGATCGCCGACGCGCTGCCGCCGGCGGTCCGGGCCGCGCAGACCCGCATCCTCGATGTCCGCGACGCGCTGCACCTGTCCGCCGGACGCAAGCTCGACCGGCTCGTCGCGCACGAGCGCGCCATCGTCGCCAAGGCACTGGGCCTCGCCGACGGGGACGCGCTGCTGCGCCGGGTCGCCACCGACGCCGCCACCATCGCGTGGACGCTGCAGGACGCGTGGCGCTCCGTGCACCGCTTCCGCGCCGATCTGCGGCGGGGCGGTGCCGTTCGCAAACCCGAGCGGCTGCCGCTCGCGGCCGACGTGGTCGAGTTCGACGGGGAGGTGGTGCTCGCCCGCTCGGCGGTCACCCCGCGACCCGACCCCGCCCTTTCGCTGCGCGTCGCCGCCGCCGCCGCGCACGCTCGGCTGCCGATCGCGCGGGCCACCCTGGAGTGGTTGTCCAGCCACGTGCCGGCCCTTCCGGTGCCGTGGCCGGACGGTGCGCGTACCGCGCTGATGTCCTTGCTCGGTTCCGGCTCTGGCCTGACCCCCACCTGGACCGCCTGCGACCGGTTCGGGCTGGTCACCACCTGGCTGCCGGAGTGGGGGCGCCTGCGTGGCGCGCCCCAGCACAATCCGGTGCATCGCTTCACGCTCGACCAGCACCTGGTCGCGGCGGCGGCGGAGGCGGGCAAGTCGCTGCGCGACGTGGCCCGGCCAGACCTGCTCCTGCTCGGCGCGCTCGTGCACGACGTGGGCAAGGGCCTGCCGGGTGATCACTCGACGGTGGGTCGCCCGATCGCCGCGGCGATCGCGGCCCGCGTGGGGCTGCCGGCTGACGACGTGGCGACGATCGAGTTCCTGGTACGCCACCACCTGCTGCTCCCCGATGTCGCCACCCGCCGCGACCTGAGCGATCCGGCGACGATCGCCACCGTCGTCGACGCCGTCGGCACGGTCGAGAGGCTCGAACTGCTGCA
This portion of the Allocatelliglobosispora scoriae genome encodes:
- a CDS encoding P-II family nitrogen regulator, yielding MKLVTAVIKPYQLDAVKEALQTLGVAGMTVSEVQGYGRQKGHTEVYRGAEYTVEFLPKIRIEVVTDELEVEKVVDNIVAAARTGKIGDGKVWVTEVSEVVRVRTGERGIDAL
- a CDS encoding [protein-PII] uridylyltransferase, whose amino-acid sequence is MPTGIGPVARELRATWLDSWLRGVVDTATEGAGLPKGVALVAVGGLGRRECSPHSDVDLILLHSGVFGIDELASKLWYPIWDSRRGLDHSVRTIAETLSAAHDDSKVALGLVDLRHLCGDPSLLATLQPAALDLWRRTAVMQLSRLRELTEARYVQHGELAHLLEGDLKEAAGGLRDVGVLRGIGRAGIADALPPAVRAAQTRILDVRDALHLSAGRKLDRLVAHERAIVAKALGLADGDALLRRVATDAATIAWTLQDAWRSVHRFRADLRRGGAVRKPERLPLAADVVEFDGEVVLARSAVTPRPDPALSLRVAAAAAHARLPIARATLEWLSSHVPALPVPWPDGARTALMSLLGSGSGLTPTWTACDRFGLVTTWLPEWGRLRGAPQHNPVHRFTLDQHLVAAAAEAGKSLRDVARPDLLLLGALVHDVGKGLPGDHSTVGRPIAAAIAARVGLPADDVATIEFLVRHHLLLPDVATRRDLSDPATIATVVDAVGTVERLELLHALAKADAVATGPAAWSPWKASLIDELFTTTRSVMKGSPLPAPPAPDPALLIGELPVVICDESRVSIAAADRTGLFASVAGSLATHRLDVMAADSVTIDGRALLHWVVAPRFGGEVDFVALRADLRRAALGQLPPPSHRVVRSVPGAGEPALMWHEGATDAVILELRTVDAPGLLYRVTSALADAGVDVRAARVSTLGSSVVDAFYLPPDVDRAAAESVVRAAFPTS